One window of the Candidatus Poribacteria bacterium genome contains the following:
- a CDS encoding flagellar motor protein MotB, whose protein sequence is MARQRRKKVEEGAPEWMTTYGDLMSQLLTFFVLLVSFSIFDEIKYNTVKGSLKYSFGVLKGWEQPLVEKIRTAPETTRVNDEEQKMAGIGYRLKKFVAERGMKGSLQAVMRKEGLAIILRTSGKPVMFDSGSAQIRPEFTPILEKIAEELMKIPNDVRIEGHTDNRPIHTPMFPSNWELSAARATSVLRFLVKKGIDPSRLSAVGYGEFRPVASNDTPEGRAKNRRVEILILKRKTAGR, encoded by the coding sequence ATGGCCAGGCAACGGCGGAAGAAGGTTGAGGAAGGAGCTCCGGAATGGATGACGACCTACGGAGATCTGATGTCCCAGCTCTTGACCTTCTTTGTCCTTTTGGTTTCATTCTCCATATTTGACGAGATCAAATATAACACGGTTAAAGGATCTTTGAAATACTCCTTCGGGGTGCTGAAAGGATGGGAACAGCCCCTGGTGGAAAAGATCAGAACCGCACCTGAAACCACCAGAGTGAACGATGAAGAGCAGAAGATGGCCGGAATCGGATACAGGCTGAAGAAGTTCGTGGCCGAAAGAGGGATGAAAGGATCTCTGCAGGCCGTCATGCGAAAGGAGGGACTAGCCATAATACTACGCACCAGCGGTAAACCGGTTATGTTCGACTCAGGAAGTGCCCAGATCAGGCCTGAGTTCACCCCGATACTCGAAAAGATAGCCGAGGAGCTGATGAAGATACCAAATGACGTAAGGATCGAAGGCCATACCGATAACCGGCCGATCCACACCCCGATGTTCCCGTCGAATTGGGAACTCTCAGCGGCGAGGGCGACAAGTGTCCTCAGGTTTTTGGTCAAAAAAGGGATAGATCCGTCCAGGCTGTCGGCGGTCGGATACGGGGAGTTCAGGCCCGTCGCCTCTAACGATACCCCCGAGGGAAGGGCTAAAAATAGAAGGGTCGAGATCCTCATCCTCAAGAGGAAAACCGCCGGAAGATGA
- a CDS encoding motility protein A: MDISTVLGIVAGVGCVLVAILLGGDIFGFINIPSLMIVAGGTIAATLINYPLPKVLSVFGVLKNAFFAKERSPVELINLIVQLADKARREGLINLENSLQDVDEDFLKRGLQLAADGVDPRILRNIMETELDYQSERHEFGQDLFNAMAKYSPAFGMIGTLIGLIQMLRNLDDPTTIGPSMAVALITTFYGALFANLIFIPIAGKLKARSDEEMLYRQIILEGVLLIQAGDNPRMIAENLKVFLPPKLREQLGGDMYGQATAEEG; encoded by the coding sequence ATGGATATAAGCACCGTCCTGGGAATCGTGGCAGGTGTGGGATGTGTTTTGGTGGCTATTCTGTTAGGCGGAGATATATTCGGTTTCATCAATATCCCCTCCCTTATGATCGTCGCCGGCGGGACAATCGCCGCCACCCTGATAAACTACCCTTTGCCCAAAGTGCTCAGCGTCTTCGGCGTTTTAAAGAACGCCTTCTTCGCCAAGGAACGCTCCCCGGTTGAGCTTATAAACCTCATCGTCCAACTGGCGGACAAGGCGCGCCGTGAGGGATTGATTAACCTTGAAAATTCGCTTCAGGATGTAGATGAGGATTTCCTGAAAAGAGGGCTGCAGCTGGCGGCCGATGGCGTCGATCCTCGAATTTTAAGGAATATCATGGAGACAGAGCTGGATTATCAGAGCGAGAGACATGAATTCGGTCAGGATCTGTTTAACGCCATGGCCAAATACTCACCTGCCTTCGGAATGATCGGAACGCTGATAGGGCTGATACAAATGCTCAGAAACCTGGACGATCCCACAACCATCGGACCGTCCATGGCTGTGGCGCTTATAACCACCTTCTATGGAGCCCTTTTCGCAAACCTGATCTTCATACCCATAGCGGGCAAGCTTAAAGCGAGATCGGATGAAGAGATGCTTTACAGACAGATAATCCTGGAAGGCGTGCTCCTGATCCAGGCCGGGGATAATCCCAGAATGATAGCGGAAAATCTGAAGGTATTTCTGCCACCTAAGCTGAGGGAACAGCTCGGAGGTGATATGTATGGCCAGGCAACGGCGGAAGAAGGTTGA